One genomic window of Gracilinema caldarium DSM 7334 includes the following:
- a CDS encoding AAA family ATPase has translation MNIEQAQATAIMHDIEDAVLSAFVGDASVVRLALFGLFGALHVLIEDIPGLGKTTLALSLARAAGLTFSRIQCTPDLLPADVLGLSVWDSNQQKFVFKGGPIIAHFVLADELNRASPRTQSAFLEAMQEGSISIDGRTMPLPDPFFMIATQNPQNFVGTFPLPEAELDRFGLSFSIGYPSIDHEQLILERNETAKPLGIVETVANPETVTAMRTRVRSVHISNSIRTYIMEIVRSTRTAAEIKLGASPRAGIYLQQAAKVRALYEGRTFVIPEDVEALARPTLAHRIVLASQSRMAGKQASAIVSELVSRIRKPTGL, from the coding sequence ATGAATATTGAACAAGCCCAGGCTACCGCTATCATGCATGATATTGAGGATGCGGTCCTTTCTGCCTTTGTAGGCGACGCCTCCGTGGTGCGGCTGGCTCTCTTCGGTCTCTTTGGCGCACTGCATGTACTTATCGAAGATATTCCCGGTCTCGGAAAAACAACCCTTGCCCTGTCACTGGCAAGGGCTGCGGGGCTGACTTTTTCCCGCATACAGTGTACGCCGGATTTATTGCCTGCCGATGTTTTGGGTCTTTCGGTATGGGACAGTAACCAACAGAAATTTGTATTCAAGGGGGGCCCAATTATCGCTCATTTTGTTCTGGCCGATGAGCTCAACCGGGCATCCCCCCGGACCCAATCAGCCTTTCTTGAGGCAATGCAGGAGGGTTCCATCAGTATTGATGGAAGGACGATGCCGTTGCCGGACCCCTTTTTTATGATCGCAACCCAGAATCCCCAAAATTTTGTCGGGACTTTTCCGCTTCCTGAAGCGGAACTAGATCGCTTTGGCTTGAGTTTTTCTATCGGTTATCCTTCCATTGACCACGAACAGCTCATTCTGGAACGGAATGAGACAGCAAAACCCCTGGGGATAGTTGAAACGGTAGCAAACCCTGAAACAGTAACAGCTATGAGAACACGGGTTCGGTCTGTCCATATCAGTAATTCGATCAGGACCTATATTATGGAGATAGTACGTTCGACCCGTACTGCAGCAGAGATAAAACTCGGGGCAAGCCCCCGTGCGGGGATTTACCTCCAGCAGGCTGCCAAGGTGCGGGCTCTGTACGAGGGGAGGACCTTTGTCATCCCTGAGGATGTGGAAGCCCTGGCCAGACCAACCTTGGCCCACCGTATTGTGCTGGCTTCCCAGAGCCGGATGGCGGGCAAACAGGCATCTGCAATTGTATCGGAACTGGTTTCCAGGATACGAAAACCTACCGGATTATAA
- a CDS encoding DUF58 domain-containing protein, with protein MGIRISPLGIAVLLFSIALSNSLPGLAGPFSRVMVLFPLVLVSVSLIQVWYSYLKFGFHQEFSTDHPVRGEAIQYTFALHYEGILPTCGIICQFTFQGPGLAGASEEPVFLWGKTNTTWSTTFCCAYRGIYAVGVERFIFKDSLGLFQFAYTVEPRIFYVYPEIIPLSQALESIFMGSGETGLRTGGGQEDVGVFESVYPLHHGEGARQIAWKRFAATGIPCAYRTAKATAPALRVVLDARPPPHIHKEEERLIAEDMAVSLVFSVLRYMAEQGIPTDFFCSSEFESYTITDLASFEALYYQSTSILFNDSRFPQAAWDGESATLLVTLQTPFEFASATGPDLYAVLEHRLLKGYGILLIIVPEPSLVEMVRKKTMDLLEQLPLNQSQVPCKVLDTRQGNEGITHALE; from the coding sequence ATGGGCATTCGCATTTCTCCCCTGGGAATTGCAGTTTTACTCTTTTCTATAGCACTTTCCAACAGCTTGCCGGGACTGGCAGGCCCGTTTTCCCGGGTTATGGTGCTCTTTCCCCTTGTTCTGGTATCGGTTTCTCTGATTCAGGTCTGGTACAGTTACCTGAAGTTCGGGTTCCATCAAGAGTTTTCGACGGACCATCCTGTACGGGGCGAAGCAATTCAGTATACCTTTGCCCTCCATTACGAAGGAATACTGCCCACCTGCGGTATTATCTGTCAGTTTACCTTTCAGGGTCCCGGTCTTGCCGGTGCCAGTGAAGAACCGGTATTTTTATGGGGAAAAACGAACACAACCTGGTCCACCACGTTCTGCTGTGCCTACCGGGGAATCTACGCGGTAGGAGTAGAACGGTTTATCTTTAAAGATAGTCTGGGTTTGTTTCAGTTCGCTTACACCGTAGAACCAAGAATATTCTATGTGTATCCTGAAATCATACCCCTCTCTCAGGCGTTAGAGTCCATTTTTATGGGAAGCGGTGAAACTGGACTACGTACCGGTGGAGGTCAGGAAGATGTGGGGGTTTTCGAATCGGTTTATCCCTTACACCATGGAGAAGGGGCACGGCAAATCGCCTGGAAGCGATTTGCAGCAACAGGTATACCCTGTGCCTATCGGACAGCAAAAGCTACTGCCCCAGCACTCCGCGTCGTCCTTGATGCGAGGCCTCCACCACATATTCACAAGGAGGAGGAACGCCTTATAGCAGAAGATATGGCAGTGAGCCTTGTGTTTTCGGTACTCCGGTATATGGCAGAACAGGGAATTCCTACCGATTTCTTTTGCAGCAGTGAATTTGAATCCTATACCATCACTGACCTCGCTTCATTTGAAGCGCTCTATTACCAATCTACCAGTATACTCTTTAATGACAGCCGGTTTCCTCAAGCCGCATGGGATGGAGAGTCTGCGACCTTACTGGTAACCTTACAGACCCCATTTGAATTTGCCAGTGCAACCGGCCCTGATCTATATGCAGTACTGGAGCACCGGCTCCTCAAAGGTTATGGAATACTTCTTATCATCGTTCCTGAACCCTCTCTCGTAGAGATGGTTCGTAAAAAAACTATGGATTTGTTGGAACAACTGCCTTTGAACCAATCCCAGGTTCCCTGTAAAGTACTCGATACCCGGCAGGGAAATGAAGGAATTACCCATGCCCTTGAATAA
- a CDS encoding ABC transporter permease subunit: MQSQNKKKTKEAISNSNLLFIIATIIFIVMYGFAILRFPGSFLQFQTFFDLFSLNAPLIILTLGMSIVMIGGGIDISVGAVTGLVTMGCAVLLESKTGTVGSAMLLALAIGLGFGLLQGFIIAYLEIQPFIITLAGMFLANGLLTTIHKDPINVTYEPFVALRDYNIVIPFLGNHNRLGNFMPLQIKIGAVVVFVLIVILVIMMNWSRLGRNLYAVGGNSQSALMLGINVKKTKFISYLISGLLSGIAGFVYLMTTGAGNVGNAAGFEMKAIAASIIGGTMLTGGVGNLLGSPVGALTLLTINELIRAAGVNSNYQAILSGFLLYIFIVMQSAVVWLRSSGKFKLAILRH, from the coding sequence ATGCAATCACAAAATAAGAAAAAAACTAAGGAAGCAATTTCAAATTCGAATCTCCTCTTTATAATTGCAACAATCATATTTATTGTGATGTATGGATTTGCCATCCTCCGGTTCCCGGGCAGTTTTCTGCAGTTTCAGACCTTTTTTGACCTCTTTAGTCTCAATGCTCCCCTCATCATATTAACCCTTGGTATGAGTATTGTCATGATTGGTGGAGGTATAGATATTTCTGTCGGAGCCGTCACCGGCCTGGTTACTATGGGCTGTGCAGTGTTACTTGAATCGAAAACAGGAACAGTCGGTTCTGCAATGCTGCTTGCACTAGCTATCGGGCTTGGTTTTGGATTGCTTCAGGGCTTTATTATAGCCTATCTTGAGATTCAGCCCTTTATCATTACTCTGGCAGGCATGTTCTTAGCAAATGGCCTTTTAACTACCATTCATAAGGATCCCATCAATGTTACCTATGAACCCTTTGTAGCACTCAGGGATTATAATATTGTGATTCCCTTTTTGGGGAATCACAATAGGCTCGGTAATTTTATGCCGCTTCAGATTAAAATCGGCGCGGTGGTTGTATTTGTGCTCATTGTAATTCTTGTGATTATGATGAATTGGTCCCGGTTAGGCCGTAATCTCTATGCTGTCGGAGGGAACAGCCAAAGTGCGCTCATGCTTGGTATCAATGTGAAAAAGACCAAATTCATATCCTATCTTATCAGTGGTTTGCTTTCGGGAATCGCAGGCTTTGTGTATCTTATGACTACCGGGGCTGGAAATGTGGGCAATGCTGCGGGTTTTGAAATGAAAGCCATCGCTGCATCTATTATCGGTGGAACGATGCTGACCGGTGGGGTAGGGAATCTGCTGGGCTCCCCTGTTGGAGCATTAACGCTGCTTACTATCAATGAGTTAATCCGTGCTGCCGGGGTTAACTCCAACTATCAGGCCATATTGAGCGGATTTTTGCTGTATATATTTATTGTCATGCAAAGTGCGGTAGTATGGCTCAGGAGTAGTGGTAAGTTTAAACTGGCCATTTTGCGGCATTAA